In the Oryzias latipes chromosome 9, ASM223467v1 genome, one interval contains:
- the poc5 gene encoding centrosomal protein POC5 isoform X4 codes for MSSDEEDPASPVLPKDSDRGSSVSSELQDEYEELLRYAVVTPKAEALAGTRRRSPIFQSREETNSQHLPDSATEAKDGRHSSRSVRSSHASPLIVEPSTRSRASELRNERRPGQSPDRASGVSDTRSDHFQVPSEGSRSSSPDLHESAMREIFITPENMSKMENILDTWSNNLKTNVLTELQKWKFAFMEQHRLEMMKERERHAAQTTGLKSELDSLKELLHTYETSNQRKDQVIVNLSQVLDKQKEKLEKMKALTQWRIRHTEAKEEAYALQMAQQHYSFHLKKKVWFAWHSLIEKHWKVKVERACRLRAEEVCSRLSNEYEAKLAEHCETIEKAQSEICRLRLEREQYEDSMKKAFMRGVCALNMEALSMFHSTEGRPEQPPPQEQHDFQQESATTTHFQPYPTTSSRFSPLHFDHPEPPQSEADDVLGSRAPMSQEEGRPPTTVVHSSVPLGGFSSSLKQVSGRFVTSSQQKPAKTVTARITARADVSKAPRANLQVMGVAPPMSSVIIERHHPISQLTIGQATAAKFPRSSQQTQAPAASRGSSRTHASTCHVHSIKVVE; via the exons ATGTCTTCAGATGAAGAGGATCCAGCCAGTCCTGTTTTACCCAAAGACTCAGACCGGGGCAGCTCTGTGTCTTCTGAGCTTCAG GATGAATATGAGGAGCTTCTCCGCTACGCTGTTGTCACTCCGAAGGCTGAAGCTCTTGCCGGCACTCGGCGGAGGAGCCCAATTTTCCAGAGCAGAGAAGAGACAAATTCACAGCACCTTCCAG ATTCTGCAACAGAAGCTAAAGATGGGAGGCATTCCAGCAGGAGCGTGAGGTCATCACATGCATCCCCCCTGATAGTTGAACCTTCCACGCGCTCAAGAGCCTCGGAATTAAGAA ATGAAAGAAGGCCAGGTCAATCTCCTGACAGAGCATCGGGGGTCTCAGACACTCGCTCGGACCACTTCCAGGTCCCGTCTGAGGGTTCCAGGTCAAGTAGCCCAGACCTCCACGAGTCTGCAATGAGGGAGATCTTTATCACACCAGAGAACATGAGCAAGATGGAGAACATTCTGGACACCTGGAGCAACAATTTAAAG ACAAATGTATTGACTGAGCTACAGAAGTGGAAGTTTGCTTTCATGGAGCAACACCGGTTGGAGATGATGAAGGAGAGGGAAAGACATGCAGCCCAAACAACTGGCCTGAAATCAGAGCTGGACAGCCTGAAGGAACTGCTACACACCTACGAGACTTCCAACCAGAGGAAGGATCAG GTGATTGTGAACCTAAGTCAGGTGTTGGACAAACAGAAGGAAAAGTTGGAAAAGATGAAGGCCCTCACCCAATGGAGAATCAGGCACACTGAGGCCAAAGAAGAg GCTTATGCTCTCCAGATGGCACAGCAGCACTACAGCTTCCATTTGAAGAAGAAAGTGTGGTTTGCCTGGCACTCTCTAATTGAGAAACACTGGAAGGTGAAGGTGGAACGAGCTTGCAGGTTGAGGGCTGAAGAGGTCTGCTCCCGCTTATCCAACGAATATGAGGCCAAGCTGGCCGAG CACTGTGAGACCATCGAGAAGGCTCAGTCAGAGATATGCAGACTGCGGCTAGAGCGGGAGCAGTATGAAGACTCCATGAAGAAAGCCTTCATGCGAGGTGTTTGTGCTCTCAACATGGAAGCTCTGAGCATGTTTCACTCCACAGAAGGACGACCTGAGCAGCCTCCGCCACAAGAACAGCacg ATTTTCAGCAGGAATCGGCCACAACGACTCATTTTCAGCCATATCCCACCACCTCTTCAAGGTTCAGTCCGCTCCATTTTGACCACCCAGAACCCCCCCAAAGTGAAGCAGATGACGTA CTGGGTTCAAGAGCTCCTATGTCTCAGGAAGAAGGACGACCTCCCACGACTGTTGTGCACAGCTCCGTTCCACTTGGCGGCTTTTCCAGTTCTCTGAAACAG gTTAGTGGTCGATTTGTCACATCAAGTCAACAAAAGCCTGCAAAAACGGTCACAGCTCGTATCACAGCGCGGGCAGACGTTAGTAAGGCACCACGGGCCAACCTACAGGTGATGGGAGTCGCTCCACCGATGAGCTCCGTGATAATTGAACGTCATCATCCCATCTCACAG ctCACCATTGGACAAGCCACAGCTGCTAAGTTCCCGCGCTCGTCACAGCAAACCCAGGCCCCCGCTGCCAGCAGAGGGTCATCACGAACACACGCCAGCACGTGCCATGTGCACTCCATCAAAGTAGTTGAATGA
- the poc5 gene encoding centrosomal protein POC5 isoform X3, whose product MKRIQPVLFYPKTQTGAALCLLSFRMNMRSFSATLLSLRRLKLLPALGGGAQFSRAEKRQIHSTFQVLSGDSATEAKDGRHSSRSVRSSHASPLIVEPSTRSRASELRNERRPGQSPDRASGVSDTRSDHFQVPSEGSRSSSPDLHESAMREIFITPENMSKMENILDTWSNNLKTNVLTELQKWKFAFMEQHRLEMMKERERHAAQTTGLKSELDSLKELLHTYETSNQRKDQVIVNLSQVLDKQKEKLEKMKALTQWRIRHTEAKEEAYALQMAQQHYSFHLKKKVWFAWHSLIEKHWKVKVERACRLRAEEVCSRLSNEYEAKLAEHCETIEKAQSEICRLRLEREQYEDSMKKAFMRGVCALNMEALSMFHSTEGRPEQPPPQEQHDFQQESATTTHFQPYPTTSSRFSPLHFDHPEPPQSEADDVLGSRAPMSQEEGRPPTTVVHSSVPLGGFSSSLKQVSGRFVTSSQQKPAKTVTARITARADVSKAPRANLQVMGVAPPMSSVIIERHHPISQLTIGQATAAKFPRSSQQTQAPAASRGSSRTHASTCHVHSIKVVE is encoded by the exons ATGAAGAGGATCCAGCCAGTCCTGTTTTACCCAAAGACTCAGACCGGGGCAGCTCTGTGTCTTCTGAGCTTCAG GATGAATATGAGGAGCTTCTCCGCTACGCTGTTGTCACTCCGAAGGCTGAAGCTCTTGCCGGCACTCGGCGGAGGAGCCCAATTTTCCAGAGCAGAGAAGAGACAAATTCACAGCACCTTCCAGGTACTTTCAGGAG ATTCTGCAACAGAAGCTAAAGATGGGAGGCATTCCAGCAGGAGCGTGAGGTCATCACATGCATCCCCCCTGATAGTTGAACCTTCCACGCGCTCAAGAGCCTCGGAATTAAGAA ATGAAAGAAGGCCAGGTCAATCTCCTGACAGAGCATCGGGGGTCTCAGACACTCGCTCGGACCACTTCCAGGTCCCGTCTGAGGGTTCCAGGTCAAGTAGCCCAGACCTCCACGAGTCTGCAATGAGGGAGATCTTTATCACACCAGAGAACATGAGCAAGATGGAGAACATTCTGGACACCTGGAGCAACAATTTAAAG ACAAATGTATTGACTGAGCTACAGAAGTGGAAGTTTGCTTTCATGGAGCAACACCGGTTGGAGATGATGAAGGAGAGGGAAAGACATGCAGCCCAAACAACTGGCCTGAAATCAGAGCTGGACAGCCTGAAGGAACTGCTACACACCTACGAGACTTCCAACCAGAGGAAGGATCAG GTGATTGTGAACCTAAGTCAGGTGTTGGACAAACAGAAGGAAAAGTTGGAAAAGATGAAGGCCCTCACCCAATGGAGAATCAGGCACACTGAGGCCAAAGAAGAg GCTTATGCTCTCCAGATGGCACAGCAGCACTACAGCTTCCATTTGAAGAAGAAAGTGTGGTTTGCCTGGCACTCTCTAATTGAGAAACACTGGAAGGTGAAGGTGGAACGAGCTTGCAGGTTGAGGGCTGAAGAGGTCTGCTCCCGCTTATCCAACGAATATGAGGCCAAGCTGGCCGAG CACTGTGAGACCATCGAGAAGGCTCAGTCAGAGATATGCAGACTGCGGCTAGAGCGGGAGCAGTATGAAGACTCCATGAAGAAAGCCTTCATGCGAGGTGTTTGTGCTCTCAACATGGAAGCTCTGAGCATGTTTCACTCCACAGAAGGACGACCTGAGCAGCCTCCGCCACAAGAACAGCacg ATTTTCAGCAGGAATCGGCCACAACGACTCATTTTCAGCCATATCCCACCACCTCTTCAAGGTTCAGTCCGCTCCATTTTGACCACCCAGAACCCCCCCAAAGTGAAGCAGATGACGTA CTGGGTTCAAGAGCTCCTATGTCTCAGGAAGAAGGACGACCTCCCACGACTGTTGTGCACAGCTCCGTTCCACTTGGCGGCTTTTCCAGTTCTCTGAAACAG gTTAGTGGTCGATTTGTCACATCAAGTCAACAAAAGCCTGCAAAAACGGTCACAGCTCGTATCACAGCGCGGGCAGACGTTAGTAAGGCACCACGGGCCAACCTACAGGTGATGGGAGTCGCTCCACCGATGAGCTCCGTGATAATTGAACGTCATCATCCCATCTCACAG ctCACCATTGGACAAGCCACAGCTGCTAAGTTCCCGCGCTCGTCACAGCAAACCCAGGCCCCCGCTGCCAGCAGAGGGTCATCACGAACACACGCCAGCACGTGCCATGTGCACTCCATCAAAGTAGTTGAATGA
- the poc5 gene encoding centrosomal protein POC5 isoform X1 has product MTALMGPPWTRKNSVQVEHASFQKFRCHGNNWTNHERRYKMSSDEEDPASPVLPKDSDRGSSVSSELQDEYEELLRYAVVTPKAEALAGTRRRSPIFQSREETNSQHLPDSATEAKDGRHSSRSVRSSHASPLIVEPSTRSRASELRNERRPGQSPDRASGVSDTRSDHFQVPSEGSRSSSPDLHESAMREIFITPENMSKMENILDTWSNNLKTNVLTELQKWKFAFMEQHRLEMMKERERHAAQTTGLKSELDSLKELLHTYETSNQRKDQVIVNLSQVLDKQKEKLEKMKALTQWRIRHTEAKEEAYALQMAQQHYSFHLKKKVWFAWHSLIEKHWKVKVERACRLRAEEVCSRLSNEYEAKLAEHCETIEKAQSEICRLRLEREQYEDSMKKAFMRGVCALNMEALSMFHSTEGRPEQPPPQEQHDFQQESATTTHFQPYPTTSSRFSPLHFDHPEPPQSEADDVLGSRAPMSQEEGRPPTTVVHSSVPLGGFSSSLKQVSGRFVTSSQQKPAKTVTARITARADVSKAPRANLQVMGVAPPMSSVIIERHHPISQLTIGQATAAKFPRSSQQTQAPAASRGSSRTHASTCHVHSIKVVE; this is encoded by the exons ATGACAGCGCTGATGGGACCTCCTTGGACAAGGAAGAACTCAGTCCAGGTG GAACACGCGTCTTTTCAAAAGTtccgttgccatggaaacaactGGACCAACCATGAACGACGTTACAAG ATGTCTTCAGATGAAGAGGATCCAGCCAGTCCTGTTTTACCCAAAGACTCAGACCGGGGCAGCTCTGTGTCTTCTGAGCTTCAG GATGAATATGAGGAGCTTCTCCGCTACGCTGTTGTCACTCCGAAGGCTGAAGCTCTTGCCGGCACTCGGCGGAGGAGCCCAATTTTCCAGAGCAGAGAAGAGACAAATTCACAGCACCTTCCAG ATTCTGCAACAGAAGCTAAAGATGGGAGGCATTCCAGCAGGAGCGTGAGGTCATCACATGCATCCCCCCTGATAGTTGAACCTTCCACGCGCTCAAGAGCCTCGGAATTAAGAA ATGAAAGAAGGCCAGGTCAATCTCCTGACAGAGCATCGGGGGTCTCAGACACTCGCTCGGACCACTTCCAGGTCCCGTCTGAGGGTTCCAGGTCAAGTAGCCCAGACCTCCACGAGTCTGCAATGAGGGAGATCTTTATCACACCAGAGAACATGAGCAAGATGGAGAACATTCTGGACACCTGGAGCAACAATTTAAAG ACAAATGTATTGACTGAGCTACAGAAGTGGAAGTTTGCTTTCATGGAGCAACACCGGTTGGAGATGATGAAGGAGAGGGAAAGACATGCAGCCCAAACAACTGGCCTGAAATCAGAGCTGGACAGCCTGAAGGAACTGCTACACACCTACGAGACTTCCAACCAGAGGAAGGATCAG GTGATTGTGAACCTAAGTCAGGTGTTGGACAAACAGAAGGAAAAGTTGGAAAAGATGAAGGCCCTCACCCAATGGAGAATCAGGCACACTGAGGCCAAAGAAGAg GCTTATGCTCTCCAGATGGCACAGCAGCACTACAGCTTCCATTTGAAGAAGAAAGTGTGGTTTGCCTGGCACTCTCTAATTGAGAAACACTGGAAGGTGAAGGTGGAACGAGCTTGCAGGTTGAGGGCTGAAGAGGTCTGCTCCCGCTTATCCAACGAATATGAGGCCAAGCTGGCCGAG CACTGTGAGACCATCGAGAAGGCTCAGTCAGAGATATGCAGACTGCGGCTAGAGCGGGAGCAGTATGAAGACTCCATGAAGAAAGCCTTCATGCGAGGTGTTTGTGCTCTCAACATGGAAGCTCTGAGCATGTTTCACTCCACAGAAGGACGACCTGAGCAGCCTCCGCCACAAGAACAGCacg ATTTTCAGCAGGAATCGGCCACAACGACTCATTTTCAGCCATATCCCACCACCTCTTCAAGGTTCAGTCCGCTCCATTTTGACCACCCAGAACCCCCCCAAAGTGAAGCAGATGACGTA CTGGGTTCAAGAGCTCCTATGTCTCAGGAAGAAGGACGACCTCCCACGACTGTTGTGCACAGCTCCGTTCCACTTGGCGGCTTTTCCAGTTCTCTGAAACAG gTTAGTGGTCGATTTGTCACATCAAGTCAACAAAAGCCTGCAAAAACGGTCACAGCTCGTATCACAGCGCGGGCAGACGTTAGTAAGGCACCACGGGCCAACCTACAGGTGATGGGAGTCGCTCCACCGATGAGCTCCGTGATAATTGAACGTCATCATCCCATCTCACAG ctCACCATTGGACAAGCCACAGCTGCTAAGTTCCCGCGCTCGTCACAGCAAACCCAGGCCCCCGCTGCCAGCAGAGGGTCATCACGAACACACGCCAGCACGTGCCATGTGCACTCCATCAAAGTAGTTGAATGA
- the poc5 gene encoding centrosomal protein POC5 isoform X2 — MNDVTRCLQMKRIQPVLFYPKTQTGAALCLLSFRMNMRSFSATLLSLRRLKLLPALGGGAQFSRAEKRQIHSTFQVLSGDSATEAKDGRHSSRSVRSSHASPLIVEPSTRSRASELRNERRPGQSPDRASGVSDTRSDHFQVPSEGSRSSSPDLHESAMREIFITPENMSKMENILDTWSNNLKTNVLTELQKWKFAFMEQHRLEMMKERERHAAQTTGLKSELDSLKELLHTYETSNQRKDQVIVNLSQVLDKQKEKLEKMKALTQWRIRHTEAKEEAYALQMAQQHYSFHLKKKVWFAWHSLIEKHWKVKVERACRLRAEEVCSRLSNEYEAKLAEHCETIEKAQSEICRLRLEREQYEDSMKKAFMRGVCALNMEALSMFHSTEGRPEQPPPQEQHDFQQESATTTHFQPYPTTSSRFSPLHFDHPEPPQSEADDVLGSRAPMSQEEGRPPTTVVHSSVPLGGFSSSLKQVSGRFVTSSQQKPAKTVTARITARADVSKAPRANLQVMGVAPPMSSVIIERHHPISQLTIGQATAAKFPRSSQQTQAPAASRGSSRTHASTCHVHSIKVVE; from the exons ATGAACGACGTTACAAG ATGTCTTCAGATGAAGAGGATCCAGCCAGTCCTGTTTTACCCAAAGACTCAGACCGGGGCAGCTCTGTGTCTTCTGAGCTTCAG GATGAATATGAGGAGCTTCTCCGCTACGCTGTTGTCACTCCGAAGGCTGAAGCTCTTGCCGGCACTCGGCGGAGGAGCCCAATTTTCCAGAGCAGAGAAGAGACAAATTCACAGCACCTTCCAGGTACTTTCAGGAG ATTCTGCAACAGAAGCTAAAGATGGGAGGCATTCCAGCAGGAGCGTGAGGTCATCACATGCATCCCCCCTGATAGTTGAACCTTCCACGCGCTCAAGAGCCTCGGAATTAAGAA ATGAAAGAAGGCCAGGTCAATCTCCTGACAGAGCATCGGGGGTCTCAGACACTCGCTCGGACCACTTCCAGGTCCCGTCTGAGGGTTCCAGGTCAAGTAGCCCAGACCTCCACGAGTCTGCAATGAGGGAGATCTTTATCACACCAGAGAACATGAGCAAGATGGAGAACATTCTGGACACCTGGAGCAACAATTTAAAG ACAAATGTATTGACTGAGCTACAGAAGTGGAAGTTTGCTTTCATGGAGCAACACCGGTTGGAGATGATGAAGGAGAGGGAAAGACATGCAGCCCAAACAACTGGCCTGAAATCAGAGCTGGACAGCCTGAAGGAACTGCTACACACCTACGAGACTTCCAACCAGAGGAAGGATCAG GTGATTGTGAACCTAAGTCAGGTGTTGGACAAACAGAAGGAAAAGTTGGAAAAGATGAAGGCCCTCACCCAATGGAGAATCAGGCACACTGAGGCCAAAGAAGAg GCTTATGCTCTCCAGATGGCACAGCAGCACTACAGCTTCCATTTGAAGAAGAAAGTGTGGTTTGCCTGGCACTCTCTAATTGAGAAACACTGGAAGGTGAAGGTGGAACGAGCTTGCAGGTTGAGGGCTGAAGAGGTCTGCTCCCGCTTATCCAACGAATATGAGGCCAAGCTGGCCGAG CACTGTGAGACCATCGAGAAGGCTCAGTCAGAGATATGCAGACTGCGGCTAGAGCGGGAGCAGTATGAAGACTCCATGAAGAAAGCCTTCATGCGAGGTGTTTGTGCTCTCAACATGGAAGCTCTGAGCATGTTTCACTCCACAGAAGGACGACCTGAGCAGCCTCCGCCACAAGAACAGCacg ATTTTCAGCAGGAATCGGCCACAACGACTCATTTTCAGCCATATCCCACCACCTCTTCAAGGTTCAGTCCGCTCCATTTTGACCACCCAGAACCCCCCCAAAGTGAAGCAGATGACGTA CTGGGTTCAAGAGCTCCTATGTCTCAGGAAGAAGGACGACCTCCCACGACTGTTGTGCACAGCTCCGTTCCACTTGGCGGCTTTTCCAGTTCTCTGAAACAG gTTAGTGGTCGATTTGTCACATCAAGTCAACAAAAGCCTGCAAAAACGGTCACAGCTCGTATCACAGCGCGGGCAGACGTTAGTAAGGCACCACGGGCCAACCTACAGGTGATGGGAGTCGCTCCACCGATGAGCTCCGTGATAATTGAACGTCATCATCCCATCTCACAG ctCACCATTGGACAAGCCACAGCTGCTAAGTTCCCGCGCTCGTCACAGCAAACCCAGGCCCCCGCTGCCAGCAGAGGGTCATCACGAACACACGCCAGCACGTGCCATGTGCACTCCATCAAAGTAGTTGAATGA